In Roseisolibacter agri, the following proteins share a genomic window:
- a CDS encoding transglycosylase SLT domain-containing protein, whose protein sequence is MPSQPRSLRAAALALGVALTTAANGGQCAGAQPPAATPADSAATSPTVTATSAGTLQRHAEAAALVRTARALETRATTAVTLDAPLADSARTAYRRAAELAPAVADWLRLRALALEPDATVRARERGAITTPAARERLDVVEATARARGGDLAGAATAWDALGAEATAATLRLDDATRRGDANARAQLRGVLAGIVRDGLARASALPASRVVGLDRADLREAATALDSAFAPLPAAERLLVARALTSAGGAAPTLARAAQAWAAALDAGEGAPEDRAAYGALLARMGRWRDAAAQYARAPGGEAAFQAARARLRAGDGGGARSGLQGVLARYPDDAAAASARYLLADLAVDDGRERDARTAFREVAARHPQSAWAPLAAFRGALLAFSGAPAQAAAELDSLVARWPTADERTAATYWAGRAWAAAGDASRARDRWRDVVSREPASYYAGLAARRLSQAPWVPPDGAVPTATSDEQATAVAVAQRAQLLERLGMGSEAGLERDWLTRWAEESVPRQLGAAAALQTSGRPGPSIRLAARAVEAGAPRTVPTYRLLNPLLYGDALQREATARGIEPALAAALIKQESNFTADAVSPVGARGLMQLMPDVGRSLWTSRDAAARGAWNAALLFDPEVNLALGMRHLRAALTGWPHPAYALAAYNAGASRVRRWRTSPGADDPELFVERIPYEETRDYVRIVLRGRDLYRALYPQALTPAR, encoded by the coding sequence ATGCCCTCGCAGCCCCGCTCCCTCCGCGCCGCCGCGCTCGCCCTCGGCGTCGCGCTGACGACCGCCGCCAACGGCGGCCAGTGCGCCGGCGCGCAGCCGCCCGCCGCCACGCCCGCCGACAGCGCGGCCACCAGTCCCACCGTCACCGCCACGTCGGCGGGCACGCTGCAGCGCCACGCCGAGGCGGCCGCGCTGGTGCGCACCGCCCGCGCGCTCGAGACGCGCGCGACGACGGCCGTCACGCTCGACGCGCCCCTGGCCGATTCGGCACGCACCGCGTATCGCCGTGCGGCGGAGCTGGCGCCCGCGGTCGCCGACTGGCTGCGCCTGCGCGCGCTCGCGCTGGAGCCCGACGCGACGGTGCGCGCCCGCGAGCGGGGCGCGATCACGACGCCCGCGGCGCGCGAGCGGCTGGACGTCGTCGAGGCGACGGCGCGCGCGCGGGGCGGCGACCTCGCGGGGGCGGCGACCGCCTGGGACGCGCTCGGCGCGGAAGCGACCGCGGCCACGCTGCGGCTGGACGACGCGACGCGCCGCGGCGACGCGAACGCCCGCGCGCAGCTGCGCGGCGTGCTCGCCGGCATCGTGCGCGACGGGCTCGCGCGCGCGAGCGCGCTGCCGGCGTCGCGTGTGGTCGGCCTGGATCGCGCCGACCTGCGCGAGGCGGCGACGGCGCTGGACAGCGCGTTCGCGCCGCTGCCGGCGGCCGAGCGACTGCTGGTGGCGCGCGCGCTGACGTCGGCGGGCGGCGCGGCGCCGACGCTCGCGCGCGCGGCGCAGGCGTGGGCCGCCGCGCTCGACGCGGGCGAGGGCGCACCCGAGGACCGCGCGGCGTACGGCGCGCTGCTGGCGCGCATGGGCCGGTGGCGCGACGCCGCCGCGCAGTACGCCCGCGCGCCGGGTGGCGAGGCGGCGTTCCAGGCGGCGCGCGCGCGGCTGCGCGCGGGCGACGGCGGCGGTGCGCGCAGCGGGCTGCAGGGCGTCCTCGCGCGCTACCCGGACGACGCGGCCGCGGCGAGCGCGCGCTACCTGCTCGCCGACCTGGCGGTGGACGACGGCCGCGAGCGCGACGCGCGCACCGCGTTCCGCGAGGTCGCCGCGCGCCACCCGCAGAGCGCGTGGGCGCCGCTGGCGGCGTTCCGGGGCGCGTTGCTCGCGTTCAGCGGCGCGCCCGCGCAGGCCGCGGCGGAGCTGGACTCGCTGGTGGCGCGCTGGCCCACCGCGGACGAGCGCACGGCGGCGACGTACTGGGCGGGGCGCGCGTGGGCGGCCGCCGGCGACGCCTCGCGCGCGCGCGATCGGTGGCGCGACGTCGTGTCGCGCGAGCCGGCGTCGTACTACGCGGGGCTCGCGGCGCGCCGCCTGTCGCAGGCGCCGTGGGTCCCGCCCGACGGCGCGGTGCCGACGGCCACCAGCGACGAGCAGGCGACCGCCGTCGCCGTCGCGCAGCGCGCGCAGCTCCTCGAGCGGCTCGGCATGGGATCGGAGGCGGGGCTGGAGCGCGACTGGCTGACGCGGTGGGCGGAGGAGAGCGTGCCGCGGCAGCTGGGCGCGGCCGCGGCGCTGCAGACGAGCGGGCGGCCCGGCCCGTCGATCCGGCTCGCCGCGCGCGCGGTGGAGGCGGGGGCGCCGCGCACCGTGCCGACGTACCGGCTGCTCAATCCGCTGCTCTACGGCGACGCGCTGCAGCGCGAGGCGACGGCGCGCGGCATCGAGCCCGCGCTCGCGGCGGCGCTCATCAAGCAGGAGTCGAACTTCACCGCCGACGCGGTGTCGCCGGTGGGCGCGCGCGGGCTGATGCAGCTGATGCCCGACGTGGGCCGCTCGCTGTGGACGTCGCGCGACGCGGCGGCGCGCGGTGCGTGGAACGCCGCGCTGCTGTTCGACCCGGAGGTGAACCTCGCCCTCGGGATGCGGCACCTGCGCGCGGCGCTCACCGGCTGGCCGCACCCCGCCTATGCACTCGCGGCGTACAACGCGGGCGCGTCGCGCGTGCGGCGCTGGCGCACGTCGCCCGGCGCGGACGACCCGGAGCTGTTCGTCGAGCGCATCCCGTACGAGGAGACGCGCGACTACGTGCGCATCGTGCTGCGCGGGCGCGACCTGTACCGGGCGCTGTATCCGCAGGCGCTGACGCCGGCGCGCTGA
- a CDS encoding radical SAM protein: MTLRSTMRALVRDRLKQHPRVWKALVEADTHLERARHSAATVIPALIRPEPRHLEIAITAHCNLRCMGCRYGREFMPGSQLPWPVVRDLLDDAKAAGFWDVRFYGGEPLLHPDLPRMIAHARSIGLGAYVTTNGIRLGDRIDELYAAGLRTINIGFYGTGATYDAYVQRKDRFEQLTRSLTTVRERYGSDIMLRINWLLMRPSCSIEALHSAWSFAERFDARFQVDLVHYSLPYFTEGPDRMLQFRPEDRPAVEEVIAEVLRLREAHPARFNHSVEGLRSVPDWVMKLGDMRVPCDSHQMLWVGADGTVQQCYVTYRLGNLHEQRLRDMLFTREHNRCARDSFALGCPNCHCHYDRRVQKHAPSRAKYSAATAPDVRVPAPAPGRVLPTLPSAPPA, from the coding sequence GTGACCCTCCGCTCCACCATGCGCGCCCTCGTGCGCGATCGCCTCAAGCAGCACCCGCGCGTCTGGAAGGCACTCGTCGAAGCCGACACGCATCTGGAGCGGGCGCGCCACTCGGCGGCGACGGTGATCCCGGCGCTCATTCGCCCGGAGCCGCGGCACCTCGAGATCGCCATCACGGCGCACTGCAACCTGCGCTGCATGGGCTGCCGCTACGGACGCGAGTTCATGCCGGGCAGCCAGCTGCCGTGGCCCGTCGTCCGCGACCTGCTGGACGACGCGAAGGCGGCCGGGTTCTGGGACGTGCGCTTCTACGGAGGCGAGCCGCTCCTGCATCCGGATCTGCCGCGCATGATCGCGCACGCGCGCAGCATCGGCCTGGGCGCGTACGTCACGACGAACGGGATCCGCCTCGGCGACCGGATCGACGAGCTGTACGCCGCGGGGCTGCGCACCATCAACATCGGCTTCTACGGGACGGGCGCCACGTACGACGCCTACGTGCAGCGGAAGGACCGCTTCGAGCAGCTCACCAGGAGCCTCACGACGGTTCGCGAGCGCTACGGCTCGGACATCATGCTGCGCATCAACTGGCTGCTCATGCGTCCCTCGTGCAGCATCGAGGCGCTGCACTCCGCGTGGAGCTTCGCCGAGCGGTTCGATGCGCGCTTCCAGGTCGACCTGGTGCACTACTCGCTTCCGTACTTCACCGAGGGCCCCGACCGGATGCTGCAGTTCCGTCCCGAGGACCGCCCCGCCGTGGAGGAGGTGATCGCCGAGGTGTTGCGGCTGCGGGAGGCACATCCGGCGCGCTTCAACCACAGCGTCGAGGGGCTGCGCTCGGTGCCGGACTGGGTCATGAAGCTCGGCGACATGCGCGTGCCGTGCGACAGCCACCAGATGCTCTGGGTGGGCGCCGACGGCACGGTGCAGCAGTGCTATGTCACGTACCGGCTCGGCAACCTGCACGAGCAGCGCCTGCGCGACATGCTCTTCACGCGGGAGCACAACCGGTGCGCGCGCGACAGCTTCGCGCTCGGGTGCCCGAACTGCCACTGCCATTACGACCGGCGCGTACAGAAGCACGCGCCGAGCCGCGCGAAGTACTCGGCCGCCACCGCGCCGGACGTGCGCGTGCCGGCGCCTGCACCCGGACGCGTGCTGCCGACGCTGCCGAGCGCTCCCCCCGCGTGA